In Methylomagnum ishizawai, one DNA window encodes the following:
- a CDS encoding type I secretion system permease/ATPase has product MTPSQGSGRSSFAESDLGKAFAACKGSFLFAGFFSLFVNLLLLVPSFYMMAVYDKVISSGSESTLYMLTLITVFLFLVMGGLEWVRSQILISTSTRLDQLLGNRVFDSVFAQALATGGRMATAQPLGDLLQLRQFLTGPGLFAFFDAPWMPIYLVLMFLFHWAFGVLAVVSAIVLGVLAVWNELATRSHLEQANREAAEASQFTQRNLRNAEVIEAMGMHEPLRARWQQKQMKMLSLQGQASAKAGLISMLGKTYRLTIQSLALGLGAYLALHKEITPGLMIGGSILLGRALAPLDLMISNWRGFLTAREAYHRLDRLLAAVPEREPPMPLPAPRGRIALEQLVIVPPGAQEAVIKGINLVLEPGTQLAIIGPSAAGKSTLVRGILGLYRPAKGCVRLDGADILHWDRRQLGQYIGYLPQDVELLDGTVSENIARFGEIDPEKVVAAARAAGIHDMILRLPQGYDTRLLGNGGVLSAGQQQRLGLARALHGDPRVVILDEPNSNLDQAGDMALIATLAELKRQGKTVIIITHRTNMLAQVDNVLMLVDGQVALCGPRDEVLAKLNQAQQPQPTAQPRPVQPARIGQAASS; this is encoded by the coding sequence ATGACCCCATCCCAAGGCAGCGGTCGGTCCAGTTTCGCGGAATCCGACCTGGGCAAGGCGTTCGCGGCCTGCAAAGGCTCGTTCCTGTTCGCCGGCTTCTTCAGCCTGTTCGTCAACTTGCTGTTGCTGGTGCCGTCGTTCTACATGATGGCGGTCTACGACAAGGTCATCAGCAGCGGCAGCGAATCCACCCTCTACATGCTCACCTTGATTACCGTGTTCCTGTTCCTGGTGATGGGCGGGTTGGAATGGGTGCGCTCGCAAATCCTGATTTCCACCAGTACCCGGCTGGATCAATTGCTGGGCAACCGGGTGTTCGATTCGGTGTTCGCCCAGGCGCTGGCGACCGGCGGGCGGATGGCGACCGCCCAGCCTTTGGGCGATTTGCTGCAACTGCGCCAATTCCTGACCGGGCCGGGCTTGTTCGCTTTTTTCGACGCGCCGTGGATGCCGATCTATCTGGTGTTGATGTTCCTGTTCCATTGGGCCTTCGGCGTGCTGGCGGTGGTGTCCGCCATCGTCCTGGGCGTGCTGGCGGTGTGGAACGAACTCGCCACCCGCTCCCATCTGGAACAGGCCAACCGCGAAGCGGCGGAGGCTAGCCAATTCACCCAGCGCAACCTCCGCAACGCCGAGGTGATCGAGGCCATGGGCATGCACGAGCCGCTGCGCGCCCGCTGGCAACAGAAACAGATGAAGATGCTGTCCCTGCAAGGCCAGGCCAGCGCCAAGGCCGGCTTGATTAGCATGCTGGGGAAAACCTACCGCCTCACCATCCAATCGCTGGCCTTGGGTTTGGGCGCGTATCTGGCCTTGCACAAGGAAATCACGCCGGGCCTGATGATCGGCGGTTCGATCCTGCTGGGCCGGGCCTTGGCGCCTTTGGACCTGATGATCAGCAATTGGCGCGGCTTCCTCACCGCCCGCGAAGCCTATCACCGGCTCGACCGTTTGCTGGCGGCAGTGCCGGAGCGCGAACCCCCCATGCCCTTGCCCGCCCCGCGAGGCCGCATCGCCCTGGAACAACTGGTCATCGTCCCGCCCGGTGCCCAGGAGGCGGTCATCAAGGGGATCAACCTGGTGCTGGAACCCGGCACCCAACTCGCCATCATCGGACCCAGCGCCGCCGGCAAATCGACCCTGGTGCGCGGCATCCTGGGGCTATACCGTCCGGCCAAGGGCTGTGTGCGGCTGGACGGGGCCGATATCCTGCACTGGGACCGTCGGCAACTCGGCCAATACATCGGTTATCTGCCGCAGGATGTGGAATTGCTGGACGGCACGGTCAGCGAGAACATCGCCCGCTTCGGCGAGATCGATCCGGAAAAAGTGGTCGCCGCCGCCAGGGCCGCCGGTATCCACGACATGATCCTGCGCCTGCCGCAGGGCTACGATACCCGGCTGCTCGGTAACGGCGGCGTGTTGTCGGCGGGGCAACAGCAGCGCTTGGGGCTGGCCCGCGCCCTGCACGGCGATCCCCGCGTCGTCATTTTGGACGAACCCAATTCCAACCTCGACCAAGCCGGCGACATGGCTTTGATCGCCACCCTGGCCGAACTCAAGCGCCAGGGCAAGACCGTGATCATCATCACCCACCGCACCAATATGCTGGCCCAGGTGGACAATGTGCTGATGCTGGTCGATGGGCAGGTGGCCCTGTGCGGTCCCAGGGACGAGGTGCTCGCCAAATTGAACCAAGCCCAACAGCCCCAGCCAACAGCCCAACCGCGCCCGGTCCAGCCCGCCCGCATCGGGCAGGCCGCTTCCTCCTAA
- a CDS encoding NAD(P)H-dependent glycerol-3-phosphate dehydrogenase, giving the protein MMAKVSVLGAGSWGTALAILLARNGHRVKLWGHHPAHVAALQAERLNRRYLPEARFPASLHPVAALPEAVAESEFLIVSVPSHAFGALLAEVRPHLPPRPRVAWATKGLELESGRLLHEVAAAVFGPEAATAVLSGPTFAAEVAANQPTAMTVASKNPEFAAALVNLLHNERFRAYSSDDIVGVQLGGATKNVLAIAAGVADGLGFGSNARAALITRGLAEMTRLGLALGGKPETFMGLAGVGDLLLTCTDNQSRNRRFGLGLGWGESRAEVAARIGQEIEGIPTAKILHGLARSHGIEMPITEQTYRILYEGLAPLEAVRNLLIREPKSEAWA; this is encoded by the coding sequence ATCATGGCTAAGGTATCGGTATTGGGGGCGGGTTCCTGGGGTACCGCGCTGGCGATCTTGCTGGCGCGAAACGGCCACAGGGTCAAACTTTGGGGCCATCATCCCGCCCACGTCGCGGCCCTCCAGGCCGAGCGTCTGAACCGGCGCTATCTGCCTGAAGCCCGCTTCCCCGCGTCCCTCCACCCCGTCGCGGCCCTGCCCGAGGCGGTGGCGGAGTCCGAATTCCTCATCGTTTCCGTGCCCAGCCATGCCTTCGGGGCTTTGCTGGCCGAGGTCCGCCCCCATTTGCCGCCGCGGCCCCGCGTCGCCTGGGCCACCAAGGGTTTGGAATTGGAAAGCGGGCGTTTGCTGCACGAGGTGGCGGCGGCGGTGTTCGGGCCGGAAGCGGCGACGGCGGTATTGTCCGGTCCCACCTTCGCGGCCGAGGTCGCCGCCAACCAACCCACCGCCATGACCGTGGCCTCGAAAAATCCCGAATTCGCGGCGGCCCTGGTCAATCTCCTCCACAACGAGCGGTTCCGCGCCTATAGCAGCGACGATATCGTCGGCGTGCAATTGGGCGGGGCCACCAAGAACGTCCTGGCCATCGCCGCCGGGGTGGCGGATGGCCTGGGTTTCGGGTCCAATGCCCGCGCCGCCCTCATCACCCGCGGCTTGGCGGAAATGACCCGGCTGGGCCTGGCCCTGGGCGGTAAGCCCGAGACCTTCATGGGCCTGGCCGGGGTCGGCGATTTGCTCCTGACCTGCACCGACAACCAATCGCGCAACCGCCGGTTTGGCCTGGGCCTGGGCTGGGGTGAATCGAGGGCGGAGGTCGCCGCCCGCATCGGCCAGGAGATCGAAGGCATTCCCACGGCCAAGATTCTCCATGGCCTAGCCCGGAGCCATGGCATCGAGATGCCGATCACCGAACAGACCTACAGGATTCTTTACGAAGGACTCGCCCCCTTGGAAGCGGTACGGAACCTCCTGATCCGGGAACCCAAGTCCGAAGCCTGGGCTTGA
- the secB gene encoding protein-export chaperone SecB has product MAEANAQQPERQFALQKIYIKDVSFETPHSPEVFTLNWEPKVEFNLASNAQQLQEGLFEVGLTVTLTVKVVDKTAYLIEICQAGIFSILGFQEQEYGHLLGSYCPTVLFPYAREAVSDLVIKGGFPPMLLAPVNFDALYMQHLQQLQQQAEAPTNH; this is encoded by the coding sequence ATGGCCGAAGCAAACGCGCAGCAGCCGGAACGCCAGTTCGCCCTGCAAAAGATTTACATCAAGGATGTTTCGTTCGAGACCCCGCATTCCCCCGAGGTGTTCACCCTCAACTGGGAGCCTAAGGTCGAGTTCAACCTGGCGAGCAATGCCCAGCAGCTTCAGGAAGGTCTGTTCGAGGTCGGTCTGACCGTGACCTTGACCGTGAAGGTCGTCGACAAAACCGCCTATCTGATCGAAATCTGCCAAGCCGGGATTTTTTCGATCCTGGGTTTCCAAGAACAGGAATACGGCCATTTGCTCGGCAGCTATTGCCCCACCGTGCTGTTTCCCTACGCCCGCGAGGCGGTGTCCGATCTGGTCATCAAGGGCGGGTTCCCTCCGATGCTGCTGGCCCCGGTCAATTTCGACGCGCTCTACATGCAGCATCTCCAGCAATTGCAGCAACAGGCGGAAGCCCCGACCAATCATTAA
- a CDS encoding rhodanese-like domain-containing protein — translation MNVTFDRLVEFIGNHWIMSSGLFIVIILLIQDFIESLTRKHKTVSPIEAVALMNDDHTLVLDVREPNEFDQGHIEGARNVPLAKLESALELEPHKQNPVIVTCQSGTRSQPACKQLLAQGFTQVFELSGGMLAWEDQKLPVTRKRGGKK, via the coding sequence ATGAACGTTACTTTTGATCGGCTCGTTGAATTTATCGGCAATCATTGGATCATGAGCAGCGGGCTGTTTATTGTTATCATCCTGCTGATCCAGGATTTTATCGAGAGCCTGACCCGCAAGCACAAGACCGTTTCACCCATCGAGGCCGTGGCATTGATGAACGACGACCACACCTTGGTGCTGGATGTCCGCGAGCCGAACGAGTTCGACCAGGGCCATATCGAAGGTGCCCGCAACGTCCCCCTGGCGAAGCTCGAAAGCGCCTTGGAACTTGAACCCCATAAGCAAAACCCGGTGATCGTGACCTGCCAGTCGGGCACCCGTTCCCAGCCGGCCTGTAAGCAATTGCTGGCCCAAGGGTTCACCCAGGTGTTCGAGTTGAGCGGCGGTATGTTGGCCTGGGAAGACCAGAAGCTTCCCGTGACCCGGAAACGCGGCGGCAAGAAATAA
- a CDS encoding ArsR/SmtB family transcription factor, which produces MTETQERLITEESDIEQAANCLKAMSHPLRLKILCVLGKDKVSVQEIVEQVGTTQSNISQHLGILRNKGILACKKDANRVYYYVDDQRTLQLIELMRELFCHR; this is translated from the coding sequence ATGACCGAAACACAGGAAAGGTTGATCACGGAGGAGTCGGATATCGAGCAAGCGGCGAACTGCCTGAAAGCCATGTCCCACCCCTTGCGGCTCAAAATCCTGTGCGTCCTGGGCAAGGACAAGGTCAGCGTCCAGGAGATCGTCGAACAGGTCGGCACCACCCAGAGCAACATTTCCCAACATCTGGGGATACTGCGGAACAAGGGCATCCTCGCCTGTAAGAAAGATGCCAACCGTGTTTACTACTATGTCGATGACCAACGCACCCTACAGTTGATCGAACTGATGAGGGAATTGTTTTGTCACCGCTGA
- a CDS encoding murein hydrolase activator EnvC family protein, with translation MLLLPILALLCLALSAKPGAGAEPQQALEAVQERLDSARKSRDEMETQKTALDEQLADIERKHGQTFKAVKALEAEARKQTQRLEDLKRQRLALLAAVERQHRALAGQARAAYGLGQRDWLKLLLNQEEPARLARVLAYYRYLNLARAALLQEIDRALAAAQRLGDELSRETQRLNETRQHILEERHALEDSRRQRRGLLAQLEHQLRDKDAELRRLQEDEQHLRDLLTTLEAAPPAGNDDLHPPSPTPDARPTCPVQGRLVGHFGSPRMNGRWDGLLIAAEEGTPVRAVANGQVVYSDWLRGYGLLTIVDHGDGVMSLYAYNQSLNKEVGERVAAGEVIATVGTSGGRAEPALYFGIREQGRAVNPLPWCDRTH, from the coding sequence TTGTTGCTCCTGCCCATCCTCGCCTTGCTTTGCCTCGCGCTGTCCGCCAAACCCGGTGCCGGCGCGGAACCCCAGCAGGCATTGGAAGCGGTCCAGGAACGCCTCGATTCGGCCCGGAAATCCCGCGACGAGATGGAAACCCAAAAAACCGCGCTCGACGAACAACTGGCCGATATCGAGCGCAAGCACGGCCAAACCTTCAAAGCCGTCAAGGCGCTGGAAGCCGAAGCCCGCAAACAAACCCAGCGCCTGGAAGACCTCAAGCGCCAACGCCTCGCCCTCTTGGCCGCGGTGGAACGCCAGCACCGCGCCCTGGCGGGACAAGCCCGCGCCGCTTACGGATTGGGCCAGCGCGATTGGCTCAAACTCCTCTTGAACCAAGAAGAACCCGCCCGGCTCGCGCGTGTGTTAGCCTATTATCGATATTTGAATTTGGCCCGGGCCGCGCTGCTGCAAGAAATCGACCGCGCACTGGCCGCCGCCCAACGCCTGGGCGATGAACTTTCGCGGGAAACGCAACGTCTCAACGAGACCCGCCAGCACATCCTCGAAGAACGCCACGCGCTGGAAGATTCGAGGCGGCAACGGCGCGGCCTCCTGGCCCAGTTGGAACACCAACTCCGCGACAAGGACGCCGAACTCCGGCGGCTCCAGGAAGACGAACAACACCTGCGGGACTTACTGACCACGCTGGAAGCCGCGCCCCCGGCCGGGAATGACGACCTCCACCCGCCCTCCCCCACCCCCGACGCCCGTCCGACCTGCCCGGTGCAGGGCCGCCTGGTCGGACACTTCGGCAGCCCCCGGATGAACGGTCGCTGGGACGGCCTGTTGATCGCCGCCGAGGAAGGCACCCCGGTGCGGGCCGTCGCCAATGGACAGGTGGTCTATTCCGACTGGCTGCGCGGTTATGGCCTGCTCACCATCGTCGATCATGGCGACGGGGTGATGAGTCTTTATGCTTACAATCAAAGTTTGAACAAAGAAGTAGGGGAACGGGTGGCGGCGGGCGAGGTGATCGCCACGGTCGGCACCAGCGGCGGCCGGGCGGAACCCGCCCTTTATTTCGGAATTCGGGAACAGGGCCGGGCGGTCAACCCCCTGCCGTGGTGCGACCGCACCCATTGA
- a CDS encoding S41 family peptidase, which translates to MLRQRNLLTLTLGVALGATISLGGSALAEKEAGGDVNSIPFEGLKTFSEVYGRIRQDYVEPVTDDKLLEDAIRGMLTGLDPHSAYLDKEQYNELKVGTTGQFGGLGIEVGMENGFVKVISPIDDTPAQKAGVKAGDLIIRLDDKPVKGMSLNDAVKLMRGEPGSPIVLTIVREGVEQPIKIKLVRDIIKVKSVKSRLLEDGYGYVRITSFQSKTGDNVLEALGDLRKNGELKGLVLDLRNNPGGVLNAAVAVSDAFLDDGLIVYTDGRVEDSKMRFSATPSDVLNGAPIVVLINSGSASASEIVAGALQDHKRAIIMGEKTFGKGSVQTILPTSNGGAVKLTTARYYTPSGRSIQAEGIAPDVPISKVKLEAVAQSEFAPIKEADLVNHLDNKTKKEEPKKDDAKSAEDKEEALALQDYPLNEALNLLKGINIVRHRGGSTAVTKKN; encoded by the coding sequence ATGTTGCGACAGAGAAATCTTCTAACCCTTACCCTAGGCGTCGCGCTCGGCGCTACGATCAGCCTCGGCGGCAGCGCGTTGGCCGAGAAAGAAGCCGGGGGCGATGTCAACTCGATTCCTTTCGAGGGATTGAAGACCTTCTCGGAGGTTTACGGGCGTATCCGCCAGGATTACGTCGAGCCCGTCACCGACGACAAACTGCTCGAAGACGCCATCCGCGGCATGTTGACCGGGCTGGACCCGCATTCGGCCTATCTCGACAAGGAGCAATACAACGAACTCAAGGTCGGCACCACCGGCCAGTTCGGGGGCTTGGGGATCGAGGTCGGCATGGAGAACGGTTTCGTCAAGGTGATCTCGCCCATCGACGACACCCCGGCCCAGAAGGCCGGCGTCAAGGCCGGCGATCTCATCATCCGCCTCGACGACAAGCCGGTGAAGGGCATGAGCCTCAACGACGCGGTCAAGCTCATGCGCGGCGAACCCGGCAGCCCCATCGTGCTGACCATCGTGCGCGAAGGCGTGGAACAGCCGATCAAGATCAAGCTGGTGCGCGACATCATCAAGGTGAAAAGCGTCAAGAGCCGCTTGCTGGAAGACGGCTACGGCTATGTCCGCATCACCAGCTTCCAATCCAAAACCGGCGACAACGTCCTCGAAGCCCTCGGCGACCTCCGCAAGAACGGCGAATTGAAAGGGCTGGTGCTGGACCTCCGCAACAATCCCGGCGGCGTCCTCAACGCGGCGGTCGCGGTCAGCGACGCCTTCCTGGACGATGGCCTGATCGTCTATACCGATGGCCGGGTCGAGGATTCCAAGATGCGGTTCAGCGCCACGCCCAGCGACGTACTGAACGGCGCCCCCATCGTGGTCCTCATCAATTCCGGTTCGGCCTCGGCCTCGGAGATCGTGGCCGGTGCCCTGCAAGACCATAAACGCGCCATCATCATGGGCGAAAAAACCTTCGGCAAAGGCTCGGTGCAGACCATCCTGCCGACCAGCAACGGCGGCGCGGTCAAGCTGACCACGGCCCGCTACTACACGCCATCGGGCCGCTCGATCCAGGCCGAGGGCATCGCGCCCGACGTGCCGATCTCCAAGGTGAAGCTGGAAGCGGTGGCGCAATCCGAATTCGCCCCGATCAAGGAAGCCGATTTGGTCAACCACCTCGACAACAAGACCAAGAAGGAAGAACCCAAGAAGGACGACGCCAAGAGCGCCGAGGACAAGGAAGAAGCCCTGGCCTTGCAGGATTATCCCTTGAACGAGGCGCTGAACCTGCTCAAGGGCATCAACATCGTCCGCCATCGCGGCGGCAGCACCGCCGTGACCAAGAAAAACTGA
- a CDS encoding putative lipoprotein, translated as MPKTLVFLLACLAALAAGCSISHSIGSISDSVGSISGSSSPKDGIGKDKVPYRDDIANLTYSIAGSSLGAQEFPTAVGRIAMQHNISDWRHEKATYYGIGKGLKKAGVPQTDIDKQPFLQEVLLSDKNAQRYIQDGYKY; from the coding sequence ATGCCGAAGACATTGGTTTTCTTGCTTGCCTGCCTGGCCGCGCTGGCGGCAGGTTGTTCCATTTCGCATTCCATCGGGTCGATTTCGGATTCGGTGGGGTCCATTTCCGGCTCGTCCAGCCCCAAGGACGGGATCGGCAAGGACAAAGTCCCCTACCGCGACGATATCGCCAACCTGACCTATTCCATCGCCGGGTCTTCGCTGGGAGCGCAGGAATTCCCTACCGCCGTGGGCCGGATCGCCATGCAGCACAATATCAGCGATTGGCGGCACGAGAAGGCGACCTATTACGGCATCGGCAAGGGCTTGAAGAAGGCCGGCGTGCCGCAGACCGATATCGACAAGCAGCCTTTCCTCCAGGAAGTGCTGCTGAGCGATAAGAATGCCCAGCGCTATATCCAGGACGGCTATAAGTATTAA
- a CDS encoding YSC84-related protein — protein MKPIALWAGLLLALLFTLTGCQTGGGISRAAQLDRDADFALRKLYDSSPEARKLAARAKGILVFPDIVKGGFLFGAYYGDGVLRKHGRTVGYYNNSAFSYGLQAGVQSFGYALFFMSDGALGYLDQSNGWEIGVGPSIVIVDAGMAKSLTTTTLQHDIYGFVFDQKGLMAGLGLQGSKITRINP, from the coding sequence ATGAAACCTATCGCCCTGTGGGCTGGATTATTGCTGGCGCTGCTGTTCACCCTGACCGGCTGCCAAACCGGCGGTGGGATCAGTCGGGCCGCCCAACTCGACCGCGACGCCGATTTCGCCCTGAGGAAGCTGTACGACAGTTCGCCCGAAGCCCGCAAATTGGCGGCGCGGGCCAAGGGGATTTTGGTGTTTCCCGATATCGTGAAGGGGGGATTCCTGTTCGGGGCCTACTACGGCGATGGCGTGCTACGCAAGCATGGCCGTACCGTGGGCTATTACAACAACTCGGCGTTTTCCTATGGCTTGCAGGCCGGGGTGCAATCGTTCGGCTACGCGCTGTTCTTCATGAGCGACGGGGCGCTGGGTTATCTGGACCAATCCAACGGCTGGGAAATCGGGGTCGGCCCCAGCATCGTGATCGTCGATGCCGGGATGGCGAAATCGCTGACCACCACCACCTTGCAGCATGATATCTACGGTTTCGTGTTCGACCAGAAAGGTCTGATGGCCGGGCTGGGCTTGCAGGGTTCCAAAATCACCCGTATCAATCCATAA